In one Corallococcus sp. EGB genomic region, the following are encoded:
- a CDS encoding 3-dehydroquinate synthase family protein, which translates to MSPLPPGSYRPPNDRWGSFTKLAAKLPEGCVAVVDRTVARFHPTLIPALEARKPRAIIQLVGGERAKSLASLQKVLAGGITLPRSGTLVAVGGGTVGDVATVAAHLLKRGVRLLQVPSTLLAAVDSSLGGKGAVDLVVRGRVVKNPAGVFHYADETWLCPELYATLSDAQIREGSIEAWKMVASLDASLFKRYVRTPPSLEKLVKDARRLKEDVCAKDPYEHQGLRRVLNFGHTFGHVLESLSRFKLSHGDAVGLGILWALDVGRHLGITPEPVAHEVERALARGPGVLGRDRAAEIGSRASLKDVAALLDADKKAGANGELRMVLLTAVGAADVVDVMPKTWRALWPAWTRGARP; encoded by the coding sequence ATGAGCCCGCTTCCTCCCGGTTCCTACCGTCCCCCGAACGACCGCTGGGGTTCCTTCACGAAGCTCGCCGCGAAGCTGCCCGAAGGCTGCGTCGCCGTCGTGGACCGCACCGTCGCGCGCTTCCACCCCACGCTCATCCCCGCGCTGGAGGCCCGCAAGCCGCGCGCCATCATCCAGCTGGTGGGCGGTGAGCGCGCCAAGAGCCTCGCGTCGCTGCAGAAGGTGCTCGCGGGCGGCATCACGCTGCCGCGCTCCGGCACGCTCGTCGCCGTGGGCGGCGGCACCGTGGGCGACGTGGCCACGGTGGCCGCGCACCTGCTCAAGCGGGGCGTGCGGCTCTTGCAGGTGCCCAGCACGCTGCTCGCGGCGGTGGACAGCAGCCTGGGCGGCAAGGGCGCGGTGGACCTGGTGGTGCGCGGCCGCGTGGTGAAGAACCCCGCGGGCGTCTTCCACTACGCGGACGAGACGTGGCTGTGCCCGGAGCTGTACGCCACGCTGTCCGACGCCCAGATTCGCGAGGGCTCCATTGAAGCGTGGAAGATGGTCGCGTCGCTGGATGCGTCCCTCTTCAAGCGCTACGTGCGCACGCCGCCGTCGCTGGAGAAGCTGGTGAAGGACGCGCGCCGCCTGAAGGAAGACGTCTGCGCGAAGGACCCCTACGAGCACCAGGGCCTGCGCCGCGTGCTCAACTTCGGGCACACCTTCGGCCACGTGCTGGAGAGCCTGTCGCGCTTCAAGCTGTCGCACGGCGACGCGGTGGGCCTGGGCATCCTCTGGGCCCTGGACGTGGGCCGGCACCTGGGCATCACCCCGGAGCCCGTGGCGCACGAGGTGGAGCGCGCGCTGGCGCGTGGCCCGGGCGTGCTGGGCCGCGACCGCGCGGCGGAGATTGGAAGCCGCGCGTCGCTGAAGGACGTGGCCGCGCTCCTGGACGCCGACAAGAAGGCCGGCGCCAACGGCGAGCTGCGCATGGTGCTGCTCACCGCCGTGGGCGCCGCGGACGTCGTGGATGTGATGCCGAAGACATGGCGGGCCCTGTGGCCCGCCTGGACCCGTGGAGCCCGCCCTTGA
- a CDS encoding 3-phosphoshikimate 1-carboxyvinyltransferase, producing MAGPVARLDPWSPPLSHASPSRLTVDPSALSASPLTPPVSKSDAQRALVLGHLTGSWPLPSVQEESDEDLPADVRVLRRGVEALRLPPGPVRDVDCADGGAPFRILVTQAAVTPGARVRITGTPRLGERPHGPLFTSLKQALGSAGLTITEGTPWPVELHAPRDTSKVAPVFRVPGAQSSQYASSLLLGCAERFLREKRAWSVEIEGTLTSAGYMDLTVAWLRRFGFTVKQSEGHCSVTDYQAPESVPSLPGDWSSLGYLVLIAWRTGGTVERAEPESAHPDQAILRLVADVGLKRVPAGAPHTWRFEGEATGELRATGKECPDLLPTLAALACVLPRPTTLSDVGILRVKESDRLEGIRALVAAYGGTTELSAGADSETLRIVPPKAKPARFAMDSRGDHRLAMSAATLCVLSGVPLDLTGPECVEKSFPGFWRQLTRAGVRYS from the coding sequence ATGGCGGGCCCTGTGGCCCGCCTGGACCCGTGGAGCCCGCCCTTGAGCCACGCCTCGCCGAGCCGCCTCACCGTCGACCCGAGCGCCTTGAGCGCCTCACCGCTCACCCCGCCCGTGTCGAAGTCGGACGCCCAGCGAGCCCTGGTGTTGGGACACCTCACGGGCTCCTGGCCGCTGCCGTCGGTGCAGGAGGAATCGGACGAGGACCTCCCCGCCGACGTGCGCGTGCTGCGCCGGGGCGTGGAGGCCCTGCGCCTTCCCCCAGGCCCCGTGCGCGACGTGGACTGCGCGGACGGTGGCGCCCCCTTCCGCATCCTCGTCACGCAGGCCGCGGTGACGCCCGGCGCGCGCGTGCGCATCACCGGCACGCCCCGCCTGGGCGAGCGCCCGCACGGCCCGCTCTTCACGTCCTTGAAGCAGGCCCTGGGCTCCGCGGGCTTGACCATCACCGAAGGGACCCCGTGGCCGGTGGAGCTGCACGCCCCCCGGGACACCTCGAAGGTGGCGCCGGTGTTCCGCGTGCCGGGCGCGCAGAGCAGCCAGTACGCCTCCAGCCTGCTGTTGGGCTGCGCGGAGCGGTTCCTGCGCGAGAAGCGCGCGTGGAGCGTGGAGATCGAAGGCACGCTCACCAGCGCGGGCTACATGGACCTCACGGTGGCGTGGCTGCGCCGCTTCGGCTTCACCGTGAAACAGTCCGAAGGTCACTGCTCCGTCACGGATTATCAGGCGCCCGAATCCGTCCCATCACTGCCAGGCGACTGGTCGTCGCTGGGCTATCTGGTGCTCATCGCCTGGCGCACGGGTGGCACGGTGGAGCGCGCCGAGCCCGAGAGCGCGCACCCGGACCAGGCGATCCTCCGGCTGGTCGCCGACGTGGGGCTGAAAAGGGTCCCCGCGGGCGCGCCCCACACCTGGCGCTTCGAGGGTGAGGCCACGGGGGAGCTGCGCGCGACGGGCAAGGAATGCCCGGACCTCCTGCCCACGCTGGCGGCGCTCGCGTGCGTGCTGCCGCGCCCCACCACGCTCAGCGACGTGGGCATCCTGCGGGTCAAGGAGAGCGACCGGCTGGAGGGAATCCGCGCGCTGGTGGCGGCCTACGGCGGCACCACGGAGCTGTCGGCCGGAGCCGACAGCGAGACGCTGCGCATCGTCCCTCCGAAGGCGAAGCCCGCGCGCTTCGCCATGGACAGCCGGGGTGACCACCGCCTGGCGATGTCAGCGGCCACCCTGTGTGTGCTGTCCGGCGTGCCTCTGGATCTGACGGGGCCGGAGTGCGTGGAGAAGAGCTTCCCGGGCTTCTGGCGGCAGCTCACGCGCGCCGGCGTCCGCTATTCCTGA
- a CDS encoding citrate synthase: MPKDTLTVTDNRTGKTYEIPIENGCIRTPDLRQIKTGSDDFGLMGYDPAFLNTANCKSAITFIDGDKGILEYRGYPIEQLAEKSTFLEVAYLLLKGQLPTQAELDNFTHNVTHHTLVHENIKSFMDGFRYDAHPMSMLGSTVAALSGFYPDAKNIRDARSREIQITRLIAKMPTIAAFSYRHSMGLPYVYPDNDLSYVANFLAMIKRIGTTTYKVHPTLEKALDVLFILHADHEQNCSTTSVRTVGSSQVDPYSAVAAGVGALYGPLHGGANEAVLRMLREIGTKSAIPEFIKQVKGGEGEKKLMGFGHRVYKSYDPRAKVIKRVADEVFEVTGKNPLLEIALELERIALEDEYFVKRKLYPNVDFYSGLIYEAMGFQAEMFPVLFAIPRTVGWCAQWEEMVTDNEQKIARPRQVYTGSARRDYVAREARTGK; this comes from the coding sequence ATGCCCAAGGACACGCTGACCGTCACCGACAATCGGACCGGGAAGACGTACGAGATCCCGATCGAGAACGGCTGTATCCGCACCCCCGACCTGCGCCAGATCAAGACCGGCAGCGATGACTTCGGTCTGATGGGTTACGACCCCGCGTTCCTGAACACGGCGAACTGTAAGAGCGCCATCACGTTCATCGACGGCGACAAGGGCATCCTGGAGTACCGCGGCTACCCCATCGAGCAGCTCGCGGAGAAGTCCACCTTCCTGGAGGTGGCCTACCTGCTGCTCAAGGGCCAGCTGCCCACGCAGGCGGAGCTGGACAACTTCACGCACAACGTGACGCACCACACGCTGGTGCATGAGAACATCAAGTCCTTCATGGACGGGTTCCGCTACGACGCGCACCCCATGTCCATGCTGGGCTCCACGGTGGCGGCGCTGTCCGGCTTCTACCCGGACGCGAAGAACATCCGCGACGCGCGCAGCCGTGAGATCCAGATCACGCGCCTCATCGCGAAGATGCCCACCATCGCCGCGTTCTCCTACCGGCACTCGATGGGCCTGCCGTACGTCTATCCGGACAACGACCTGTCCTACGTCGCCAACTTCCTGGCGATGATCAAGCGCATCGGCACCACGACGTACAAGGTGCACCCGACGCTGGAGAAGGCGCTGGACGTCCTCTTCATCCTGCACGCGGACCACGAGCAGAACTGCTCCACCACGTCCGTGCGCACGGTGGGCTCGTCGCAGGTGGACCCCTACTCCGCGGTCGCCGCGGGCGTGGGCGCGCTCTACGGCCCGCTGCACGGCGGCGCCAACGAGGCGGTGCTCCGCATGCTCCGCGAGATCGGCACCAAGTCCGCCATCCCGGAGTTCATCAAGCAGGTGAAGGGCGGCGAGGGCGAGAAGAAGCTGATGGGCTTCGGCCACCGCGTCTACAAGTCCTACGACCCGCGCGCCAAGGTCATCAAGCGCGTGGCGGACGAGGTCTTCGAGGTGACGGGCAAGAACCCGCTGCTGGAGATCGCGCTCGAGCTGGAGCGCATCGCGCTCGAGGACGAGTACTTCGTGAAGCGCAAGCTGTATCCGAACGTCGACTTCTACTCGGGCCTCATCTACGAGGCGATGGGCTTCCAGGCGGAGATGTTCCCCGTCCTGTTCGCCATCCCCCGCACGGTGGGCTGGTGCGCGCAGTGGGAGGAGATGGTCACGGACAACGAGCAGAAGATCGCCCGTCCCCGTCAGGTCTACACGGGCTCCGCGCGCCGCGACTACGTGGCCCGCGAGGCGCGCACGGGCAAGTAG